AGCAGTTCACCGCCTACCTCGAGAACTCGAACCGTTTCCGCTACCGCCCGGTGCCACTCGGCTTCACTTTGCGCTCCCTGATAGATGCCAAAAGCCAGCACCAGGTCGAAAGAGCCTTCAGCGAAGCAAGTTAAACTATCCATGCGGCCCGCGAGCACGCGCGCTTTAGCTGCCTCCTCACCCAAGAGGGCGCCGACCCGCTCACGGGTTTTGACAATCATGGCGGTTGAGGCGTCCACGGCAAAAAAGTCAAAGCCCTGCTGGGCGAGCCAGAGGCTGTTGCGCCCGCCGGCACAGCCGAGGTCGAGGACGCGGGTCGTGGTAGGGGCGTTCTTCAAGAGCGCCACCATGCGCGTGTCGGGCGGGCGGTTGGCGAACATCTCGACGACGTCGGGGCGTTCCCAAAAGGGCAGGTCGGACTCGGGCAAGCGGTGCATCTTTCTCCCTTGGGTGAAGTGCGAAGGTAGGGGCAATTGACCTGCTACTGCACGATCAGACCGCGGACCGGGATGGTTTCCTCGATGATCCCAAGCTCCACGAGCACCGCCGCCAACGCCTCCATCTGCTCGATGGCCTCTTCGGGAAGCTCGTAGCCGAAGCTGAGGCGCGCCATCGCCTGATCGACGACCGTCCTGCCCTCTATTGTGCCGCTAGGCGTCTCGACGCCGTTGGGGAAAAAGCCGTCGGCAAGCAGTTGGTTGAAGGTCTCGGGGTCACTTTCGGAAAGCGCGACGGTTCGCTTGTGCGCCTCGACCAGCACCTCGACGAGCTCGGGCTTTTCCTCGAGCGTACGTTGGGTAGTGACGAAGACGATGCCGACGGAGACGGCTTCAGGCAGGAGGTCGTTGATGTCGAAAACCTGAACGGGTTCAAGCTGCAGCTTGGCGATAGTGCCCCAGGGCTCGGGCATCACGGCAGCTTCGAATTGCCCCGTAGCCAGACCGGGCAGCAGGGTTGGTGGCGGCACCTGGATCTGCTCGATGTCGGCACCGCTCAAGCCCGCCTCGGGCAAGACCAAACCACGGAAGATGACGTCGGGCGGCGTGCCGTTGGGCGGCGTACCCACCGTGCGTCCGCGCAGGTCGGCCAGCTCCGCGATGCCCGCATCCTGCCGCGCCATCACCACGAGGTCGATGTTGGCCGCTCTCCCGAGGATACGCACTGGTGCATCTTGGGACGCCCAGAGATAGGCGAGCGTGTAGCCGACATAAGCAACGTCGAGCTGACCCGCAACCAGGGCCTGCGCGGTACTCGGGCCGTCGGCAAAGGCGATCACGTTCGCGTTCAGGCCGAGCTCATCATAGATGCCCGCCGCTTCGGCCACCAGCGGCAGGGCGGCGGGCAAGATGTTGATATGCCCGACGGTCGCGTCTCGCTGGGCCACGCCCAGCTGGGTTAAGGCGGCGCAGCAAAGGAGCAAAAGGGTGGTTAGCGGTCTATGCATGGTAAACCTCTCCGTGTTCTTTTTCGATGCCGATAGCGCTCAAGATCTCGCGCTTCAGGCGAACGAGCTTGGGGTGGTCTCGAGCCCGTGGTCTAGGCAGCGCGATAGGCAGGTCTACCTCGACGCGAGTGGGACGGGGCGAAAGGACGATGGCACGATCCGCCAGGTAGACGGCCTCCTCGACATCGTGGGTGACCAGCACAACAGTGGCACGGTAGGCTTGCCAGAGACGAAGGAGCTCGTCTTGCAGCTTGAGGCGCGTAAGGGCGTCGAGGGCACCAAAAGGTTCATCCAGCAACAAGACTTCAGGCTCGAGCGCCAAGGAACGTGCCAAAGCCGCGCGCTGGCGCATCCCGCTTGAGACCTGATGCGGGTAGTAGCACCCGAATCCGCTTAGATGAACGCGCCCCAACCACTCACGCGCTACCTCATGCGCTGCCGCTTTGTCCATCTTGTTCATCTCCAAGCCGAAAGCGACGTTCTTCTCGAGCGTCAGCCAGGGAAAGAGCGCATCCTCTTGAAAAACGAGGATACGCTTGGTCGGAGTATTCATGAGATCGCGACCGTCTATGGTGATGCGTCCTGCCGAAGGAGACTCTAGCCCTGCAACGAGGCGCAACAGGGTCGATTTGCCGCAGCCGGAAGGCCCCACCACGGCGCTGAAAGTCCCCGCAGCGAAGTCGAGAGTCAGCGGCTTTAGCACCTCCAGGTCCTTATAGGTCTTGCTCACCGCCGTGAGGACGATCACGCATATCTCCAGGGCAGCAGCAGGCGCTTGGCGGCGCTGAAGCCGACCCCGTCGATAAGGACAGAAAGGAAGCCGATGACGGCGATGCCCAAAAGGACTCCTGTGACGTCGCCTACCTGCGAGGCGGAAGCGATCGACCAGCCGAGCCCGATATTGGTGCCGCCGAACATCTCCGCTGCGATGAGCGCCCGCCAGGCGTTGCCGAAGCCCGCCTGCGCCCCG
This genomic interval from Deinococcota bacterium contains the following:
- a CDS encoding ABC transporter substrate-binding protein; amino-acid sequence: MAQRDATVGHINILPAALPLVAEAAGIYDELGLNANVIAFADGPSTAQALVAGQLDVAYVGYTLAYLWASQDAPVRILGRAANIDLVVMARQDAGIAELADLRGRTVGTPPNGTPPDVIFRGLVLPEAGLSGADIEQIQVPPPTLLPGLATGQFEAAVMPEPWGTIAKLQLEPVQVFDINDLLPEAVSVGIVFVTTQRTLEEKPELVEVLVEAHKRTVALSESDPETFNQLLADGFFPNGVETPSGTIEGRTVVDQAMARLSFGYELPEEAIEQMEALAAVLVELGIIEETIPVRGLIVQ
- a CDS encoding class I SAM-dependent methyltransferase: MHRLPESDLPFWERPDVVEMFANRPPDTRMVALLKNAPTTTRVLDLGCAGGRNSLWLAQQGFDFFAVDASTAMIVKTRERVGALLGEEAAKARVLAGRMDSLTCFAEGSFDLVLAFGIYQGAQSEAEWHRAVAETVRVLEVGGELL
- a CDS encoding ABC transporter ATP-binding protein, giving the protein MIVLTAVSKTYKDLEVLKPLTLDFAAGTFSAVVGPSGCGKSTLLRLVAGLESPSAGRITIDGRDLMNTPTKRILVFQEDALFPWLTLEKNVAFGLEMNKMDKAAAHEVAREWLGRVHLSGFGCYYPHQVSSGMRQRAALARSLALEPEVLLLDEPFGALDALTRLKLQDELLRLWQAYRATVVLVTHDVEEAVYLADRAIVLSPRPTRVEVDLPIALPRPRARDHPKLVRLKREILSAIGIEKEHGEVYHA